The following proteins are encoded in a genomic region of Nicotiana sylvestris chromosome 4, ASM39365v2, whole genome shotgun sequence:
- the LOC104235437 gene encoding F-box/FBD/LRR-repeat protein At1g13570-like yields the protein MGHPLDHGSSVERGKCDFAEFFGSLPAVKDLRLDICIIKAMIAGLDEIPVRLPMPLLSLRQFYLFDICLSGFDEVCCLVCLIRSSPYLEEIEIETFNDKGDELPAQEFLEAEYYSDIKLNQLTKVKLKAISGTKPEIELIKLLLAKSPLLETMIIETCTLSKQTLIDIMKQVTKFGRSSPRAEVIF from the exons ATGGGACATCCTTTAGATCATGGATCTTCTGTGGAGAGAGGAAAATGTGATTTTGCCGAGTTTTTTGGTTCCTTGCCTGCTGTTAAGGATCTCCGCTTGGATATATGTATTATCAAG GCCATGATAGCAGGACTAGATGAAATCCCAGTAAGGCTTCCCATGCCTCTTCTCTCTCTTCGACAGTTTTACCTGTTCGATATTTGTCTAAGTGGATTTGATGAAGTTTGCTGTCTTGTTTGCTTGATTAGAAGCTCCCCATATTTAGAAGAAATTGAAATTGAG ACATTTAATGACAAAGGAGATGAACTTCCTGCTCAGGAATTTTTGGAAGCTGAATACTATTCTGACATAAAGCTGAATCAGCTTACCAAAGTTAAACTGAAAGCAATTAGTGGCACAAAGCCTGAGATTGAATTGATCAAGCTTCTGTTGGCCAAGTCTCCGTTGTTGGAGACAATGATTATTGAGACTTGCACATTATCTAAGCAAACATTGATCGATATAATGAAACAGGTTACGAAATTCGGAAGGTCATCACCTCGAGCAGAAGTCATCTTTTAA
- the LOC104235438 gene encoding uncharacterized protein: MWCVVCAELETWRLLARGGKKGATILLLISEVSFATSYASKIYVNLKVDYITSLIQKFATMSAGVQTIERSNVNNIPIEEEMFLNRMNIKELLDYDWSPELEEYIVIMRGETTKIDNRFGWYYISYNACSKKIEPVNGVYNCSICNKKCKFPLVKYKIHVKVKDKTGESSVVLFNVVAEKLLDTSAHKLFSRLSSSDNNDVPAQIQSLIGKDFIFKLKLNSYNLQEGLENFTVSKIFILVENLEMQYQSRKDKKGKSLLGDEKEPEER; encoded by the exons ATGTGGTGCGTTGTTTGTGCGGAGTTGGAGACATGGAGACTGCTGGCTCGAGGTGGAAAAAAAGGGGCAACCATATTATTACTGATTA GTGAGGTTAGCTTCGCCACCAGCTACGCAAGCAAAATATATGTGAATCTCAAGGTAGACTACATAACTTCTTTGATCCAAAAGTTTGCGACCATGTCTGCTGGAGTACAAACTATTGAACGCTCTAATGTTAACAACATTCCGATTGAGGAAGAGATGTTTTTGAACAGGATGAACATCAAGGAGTTGTTGGATTATGACTGGAGTCCTGAACTAGAG GAATACATTGTTATCATGAGGGGAGAGACTACAAAAATAGACAACCGTTTTGGTTGGTATTATATTTCATACAATGCGTGTTCAAAGAAGATCGAACCTGTTAATGGTGTCTATAATTGCTCGATTTGCAACAAAAAATGCAAGTTTCCCTTGGTGAA GTATAAGATACACGTAAAAGTCAAAGACAAAACTGGGGAGAGCAGTGTTGTCCTATTTAATGTTGTTGCAGAGAAGCTACTTGATACATCAGCTCACAAGTTGTTCAGCAGGCTGTCATCATCGGATAACAATGATGTACCTGCCCAAATCCAAAGCCTTATCGGAAAAGATTTTATTTTCAAGCTAAAATTAAACAGTTACAATTTGCAAGAGGGGCTTGAAAATTTTACCGTATCAAAGATTTTCATTCTTGTTGAAAATTTGGAAATGCAATACCAATCGAGGAAAGATAAGAAG GGAAAAAGCTTATTGGGGGATGAAAAAGAACCAGAGGAGCGATAG
- the LOC104235439 gene encoding probable inactive receptor kinase At5g67200, translated as MKIHQLLVVVVNLLCLSSLATGSSHLQSPSTSLLVPSDASALLAFKYKADLGNKLEFSANKSFRFCKWKGVQCAEKKVVRVTFEGLSLGGIFPPNTLSKLDQLRVLSLQNNSLTGPIPDLSSLVNLKVLFLDHNLFTGSIPLSIFTLHRLKTLDLSYNNLTGSLPISVNNLNRLYYLRLDSNRINGSVPPLNQSSLQIFNISHNTLSGPIPVTKTLSRFKTASFSDNKGLCGEIIHKECRPIQPFFSPSTDAATKIKPPPPKTPAELGQNEDLQNGVALKSKENKTHKRYLLIIGVSTACLVLICSVILLALATKKHKNSKKLGEKTQKGAFDPSVSGNAEAVMRIEEDNNELEEKVKRVQQGMQQVIGKSGSLMFCAGEVQVYTLEQLMRASAELLGRGTMGTTYKAVLDNRLIVCVKRLDGGRLAGTSKEEFEQHMESVGGLRHPNLVPLRAYFQAREERLLVYDYQPNGSLFSLVHGSKSSRAKPLHWTSCLKIAEDVAQGLSYIHQAWRLVHGNLKSSNVLLGSDFEACIADYCLSVLAVPSDDEDPDSAAYKAPEIRKLSHNHHHHRQASAKSDVYSFGILLLELLTGKHPSEHPYLMPDDMIHWVKSTREDHEGSGEDNKLEMLLEVAMACRVTSPEQRPTMWQVLKMIQEIKESVIMEDSRDMDLLTGTS; from the exons ATGAAAATACATCAACTCTTAGTAGTAGTTGTTAATCTCTTATGTTTATCTTCTTTAGCCACTGGTTCTTCTCATTTACAATCCCCTTCCACTAGTTTGTTAGTTCCTTCAGATGCTTCAGCATTGTTAGCATTCAAATACAAAGCTGACTTAGGAAACAAACTTGAGTTTTCTGCTAATAAAAGCTTCAGATTCTGCAAATGGAAAGGTGTACAATGTGCAGAAAAGAAAGTGGTTCGTGTTACATTTGAAGGTTTAAGCTTAGGTGGTATATTTCCTCCTAATACATTGTCTAAACTTGATCAACTACGTGTTTTGAGTCTTCAAAATAACTCACTTACTGGTCCCATTCCTGATCTTTCTTCCCTTGTTAATCTCAAAGTTCTTTTCCTTGACCATAATTTATTCACTGGTTCAATACCACTTTCTATATTTACTCTTCACAGGCTCAAAACTCTTGATCTGTCCTACAACAATCTCACCGGTTCATTACCCATTTCAGTCAACAACTTGAACCGGTTGTACTATCTCCGGCTTGACTCGAACCGGATAAACGGTTCAGTTCCACCGCTGAACCAATCTTCACTTCAAATCTTTAACATTTCTCACAATACCCTCTCCGGTCCTATTCCAGTAACTAAAACACTATCCCGGTTTAAAACGGCATCGTTCTCAGATAATAAAGGACTTTGTGGCGAAATCATACACAAAGAATGCCGTCCAATACAACCCTTTTTCAGCCCGTCTACTGACGCCGCTACCAAAATTAAACCGCCGCCACCAAAAACTCCAGCAGAACTCGGCCAAAACGAGGATTTACAAAATGGGGTTGCTttaaaaagtaaagaaaacaaAACCCATAAAAGATATTTACTCATTATTGGGGTTTCCACAGCTTGTTTAGTCCTTATATGTTCAGTAATATTATTAGCATTAGCGACGAAAAAGCACAAGAACTCGAAAAAATTGGGCGAAAAAACCCAGAAAGGTGCATTTGATCCAAGTGTTAGTGGCAATGCAGAAGCAGTAATGAGGATTGAAGAAGACAATAATGAGTTAGAAGAGAAGGTGAAAAGAGTGCAACAAGGAATGCAGCAAGTGATTGGGAAAAGTGGGAGCTTAATGTTCTGTGCAGGTGAGGTGCAGGTGTATACGCTGGAGCAGCTGATGAGAGCTTCTGCTGAGCTTTTGGGTAGAGGGACAATGGGGACCACTTATAAAGCAGTGCTTGATAACCGTTTGATTGTTTGTGTGAAGAGATTGGATGGTGGGAGATTAGCGGGTACAAGTAAGGAAGAGTTTGAGCAGCATATGGAATCAGTGGGCGGGCTTAGGCACCCGAATTTGGTTCCACTTCGGGCGTATTTTCAGGCAAGGGAAGAAAGGCTTTTGGTCTATGATTATCAGCCCAATGGTAGCTTGTTCTCTCTTGTTCATG GTTCCAAGTCATCAAGAGCAAAGCCACTTCACTGGACTTCATGCTTGAAAATAGCAGAGGACGTAGCTCAAGGACTTTCCTACATTCACCAAGCATGGAGGCTTGTTCATGGCAATCTCAAGTCCTCTAACGTCCTCCTCGGCTCCGATTTCGAGGCGTGCATAGCCGACTATTGCCTCTCGGTCCTCGCTGTCCCCTCGGACGACGAGGACCCTGATTCTGCAGCCTACAAGGCTCCAGAAATCCGAAAGTTGAGTCACAACCACCACCATCACCGCCAAGCCAGTGCAAAATCCGATGTTTATTCATTTGGCATTCTTTTACTTGAGCTTCTAACAGGAAAACATCCCTCAGAACATCCATATTTAATGCCAGATGATATGATCCATTGGGTGAAATCTACTAGAGAAGATCATGAGGGAAGTGGAGAAGATAATAAGTTGGAAATGCTTCTTGAAGTAGCTATGGCTTGTAGAGTGACATCACCAGAGCAAAGACCAACAATGTGGCAAGTGTTAAAGATGATACAAGAGATCAAAGAATCTGTAATAATGGAAGATAGTCGTGATATGGACCTCCTCACTGGCACCTCCTAG